Proteins encoded by one window of Anopheles maculipalpis chromosome 2RL, idAnoMacuDA_375_x, whole genome shotgun sequence:
- the LOC126567768 gene encoding uncharacterized protein LOC126567768 has product MTKKKPSPQNRIWEKERRERLNKTFEDLQRLLPDHEPASSLSKVEILQRAIEHIDKLQKKIKGLVEACNDPLKEHVKEQELQLKRLLARNEELASLLRKAKISVPPCKYTIAEEELQRQKEEKENGGQEKKSAPKQRRAPGIVPKKSPVIEKQPPASAASSEGLELSVVKSIAPTASSAVNVSVPSTGLFLPTATGVPTLRHTNGGKLNVTPALHPTPIMTTSVIISNNGNLVQVPIVAPPSSLLIVGNEDVRSKINLKNRPTDSHSARYRARRNKFTIKSIDLIPGRIVNGKIPIPPLRRSTSEAVKASKAPRMKRKRVLEKCKKLRSKPNTPNSTKQNKHPDASVAKRARLEKLSNEEEAPPKAGGMQPQSAANAPAIINSSSKEQQKNAQSNGQLNEAARDTQLDISLNQTDLSEDIFANLHVGSDGSNVHGNNEDGTLSPTAAYLMNFPIVAGGGKAAGNHADTGDPDDCHDSTAVEHQTVKSNITSTNEPTSGMMLENFSSYFNYGHIETTVGVGAVSTVGHDVAGMHSISALSTNVSSVLTTASSSVTVTSSSTSTKENSFTNYPTIYQSIDNMLDNRAVATNRPSIGATNTDFPGSATFTFTLTSSTCTAPTTAQPSIGSSHFYGPSCGALNPAKAVDDFSLPLKPSIEFTFSLTSTTSSQPRNVQSQYTNSAMLATTMTTPSYETYGYFHKNVPKSSNYCGSFNVLDPLLATEKPATSFTFCLTSSTKTEPSYAQSSIVTVSTNTTQAYGTPPKLSTKQQHQQHIQHQPTIDSFPSKQESASKSDKISQRSNRANGSQGIHANGVHQPQQLSIQSQQQQTQTKYDVSWMAAGVQNAQSSVVSTQSNQQHPHQQHHQQQQPTYDPVPSIEFPTTVGYTATSNYKSDIFFAHPPGEEHNLTWSSPSKLSNILNDSSSPYFPPVTLPNLNGDLALNTSGGANTFGGVNNKPTTVASCKIATNQGKKSYTHHSSSTVGTVPHEATAPSGSFLSVSQLVNEPSKSYPNSNAANSHVGMSSGACQQKPANNNYSAEALIGNSYTGHSSYSSGGLDSGRKDKLFDYGTSALDTVPSSTAPLLLNFDSFGNGSGMDYNKGYNFGNQQNGYISSSYGESGYNGSSNCGGPPNTITSSSIPYYGKSSASQGYYNQSNPEGLMATDTGGSVNYPAAASHSQSIATGVTMVQETTPYYLPSLAEKKQHSGVSHGGSSSEQTTSKSKKSHKQNADYVGNVSVASTMSSATSSSSYSYATLGNVSNYPVIGSSGSLEHSTSNHQMDSSSYPNYHHHHRHNYHQQQQQQHRQPNQQPSNVTTESFSITSSGTTSRKPSSSSTTTASYNYSQYSAIEKVSQQSHHDAHHQPSYPATFSGHSHHLNLSSCINPSPVVSYANVQPTSSTYGQTTAGTSHQGHYYRQSSHHHQQLQSQQLSTGTPVVSISSTSSTTAPSSTITNFNLSTICPEINEKTGRSRDGRAGALGTVAAVTGVSSSVPSIIAHW; this is encoded by the exons ATGACCAAAAAGAAACCTTCTCC ACAAAACCGTATCTGGGAAAAGGAGCGACGTGAGCGTCTGAATAAAACATTCGAAGATCTGCAGCGTCTTCTACCCGACCATGAACCTGCGTCTAGCCTCAGCAAGGTGGAAATCCTGCAGCGCGCCATCGAGCACATTgataaactacaaaaaaagattAAGGGACTGGTGGAGGCGTGCAATGATCCACTGAAAG AACACGTTAAAGAGCAAGAGTTACAACTCAAACGGTTGCTAGCTCGAAATGAAGAACTGGCCAGTTTGTTGCGCAAGGCAAAAATTTCCGTTCCACCATGCAAGTATACGATAGCGGAGGAAGAATTGCAGCGACAAaaggaggagaaggaaaatgGCGGTCAGGAGAAGAAATCGGCACCGAAGCAACGCCGAGCCCCGGGAATCGTTCCCAAAAAATCACCTGTGATAGAAAAACAGCCTCCAGCCAGTGCAGCGAGCTCGGAAGGTTTAGAATTAAGTGTTGTTAAAAGTATTGCACCTACAGCTAGCAGTGCGGTGAACGTTAGTGTCCCCAGTACTGGCCTTTTCTTACCCACTGCTACCGGGGTTCCTACACTAAGACACACGAATGGTGGTAAGT tAAATGTCACTCCCGCTCTGCATCCCACTCCGATCATGACCACAAGCGTTATAATATCGAACAACGGTAATCTCGTCCAGGTACCGATCGTTGCACCTCCCTCATCTCTACTGATCGTCGGCAATGAGGATGTACGatcgaaaattaatttaaaaaatcgcccAACCGATTCCCACTCTGCACGGTACCGTGCTAGACGGAACAAATTTACAATCAAATCAATTGATCTTATACCGGGCAGGATAGTgaatgggaagataccgataCCTCCTTTGAGGAGAAGCACCAGCGAAGCAGTAAAAGCTTCTAAAGCACCCCGAATGAAGCGGAAACGAGTacttgaaaaatgtaaaaaactaCGCAGTaaaccaaacacaccgaaTAGCacgaaacagaacaaacaTCCTGATGCGTCCGTTGCAAAGCGTGCACGGttggaaaaactttccaacgAAGAGGAGGCCCCACCAAAAGCTGGCGGCATGCAACCACAATCGGCTGCAAATGCACCAGCGATTATTAACAGCTCATCCAAAGAACAACAGAAAAATGCTCAATCAAATGGACAGCTCAATGAAGCAGCGCGAGATACTCAGCTTGATATTAGCTTAAATCAAACCGACCTATCGGAAGATATTTTTGCAAACTTGCACGTCGGTTCGGATGGATCCAATGTGCACGGAAATAACGAGGATGGTACACTTTCGCCGACAGCGGCTTATTTGATGAACTTTCCGATTGTAGCTGGTGGTGGTAAAGCGGCTGGGAATCATGCAGACACCGGCGATCCTGATGATTGTCACGATTCAACAGCAGTAGAGCATCAAACGGTGAAATCAAACATCACTTCTACAAACGAACCAACGAGCGGTATGATGTTGGAAAATTTTTCTTCCTATTTCAACTATGGACATATCGAAACGACGGTGGGCGTTGGAGCTGTATCAACAGTTGGACACGATGTTGCGGGCATGCATTCAATTTCTGCATTATCTACCAACGTATCGAGCGTATTAACGACAGCATCGAGCTCAGTTACcgtcacatcatcatcaacatccacGAAAGAGAATAGTTTCACCAATTATCCTACCATTTATCAATCGATTGATAATATGCTCGATAACAGAGCAGTCGCAACAAACAGACCTTCGATAGGTGCAACAAACACAGATTTCCCTGGCAGTGCAACTTTCACCTTCACACTTACATCGAGCACCTGTACCGCTCCCACAACAGCACAACCTTCAATCGGTTCGTCCCATTTTTACGGACCTTCCTGTGGCGCCTTGAACCCGGCAAAAGCGGTAGATGATTTCAGTTTACCATTAAAACCATCGATAGAATTTACGTTCTCACTTACCAGCACAACGTCCTCACAGCCAAGAAACGTCCAGAGCCAGTACACGAACAGTGCCATGCTGGCGACAACAATGACCACACCGTCGTACGAAACGTATGGATACTTTCATAAAAATGTGCCCAAATCGAGCAACTATTGTGGATCATTTAATGTGCTCGATCCGCTACTAGCCACCGAAAAACCGGCCACAAGCTTTACATTTTGTCTCACATCCTCAACCAAAACCGAGCCATCGTATGCGCAATCATCGATTGTAACGGTGTCCACTAATACTACGCAAGCATATGGAACGCCTCCGAAGCTTTCCaccaagcagcagcaccagcagcatatCCAACATCAGCCAACAATTGATAGTTTCCCTTCAAAACAGGAATCCGCCTCAAAATCCGATAAGATTTCGCAGAGGAGCAACAGAGCAAATGGTTCTCAAGGAATTCATGCGAATGGGGTGCATCAGCCCCAGCAACTATCAATTCAgtctcaacagcagcaaacacaaaccaagTACGATGTGTCGTGGATGGCGGCAGGAGTACAAAACGCTCAATCGTCGGTAGTTTCAACTCAGAGCAATCAGCAACATccccaccagcagcatcatcagcaacagcaaccgacCTATGATCCTGTCCCTTCGATAGAGTTCCCAACAACGGTTGGATATACGGCCACAAGCAACTACAAGTCGGATATCTTCTTCGCACATCCTCCGGGTGAAGAGCACAACCTAACCTGGTCATCACCTAGCAAACTGTCCAACATACTGAACGATAGTTCTTCGCCCTATTTCCCACCCGTAACACTACCTAATCTTAATGGAGATTTAGCGCTCAATACTTCTGGAGGTGCAAATACCTTCGGTGGAGTGAATAATAAACCGACTACCGTTGCAAGCTGTAAGATCGCTACCAATCAAGGGAAGAAGTCGTACACGCATCACAGTAGTTCTACTGTGGGGACAGTACCGCATGAGGCTACAGCGCCCAGTGGTAGCTTCCTTTCTGTTAGTCAACTCGTCAATGAACCCTCAAAATCGTATCCCAACAGTAATGCAGCAAACAGTCATGTTGGAATGAGTAGTGGCGCATGTCAACAGAAACCGGCAAATAATAACTATTCTGCGGAAGCTTTGATAGGAAACTCATACACCGGTCATTCGAGCTACTCATCCGGGGGTCTTGATAGCGGTCGCAAAGATAAGCTGTTCGATTATGGTACGAGTGCGCTGGATACCGTACCGAGTAGTACGGCTCCTTTGCTGCTTAATTTCGATTCGTTTGGGAACGGTTCGGGAATGGATTACAATAAGGGATATAATTTTGGTAATCAACAAAACGGATACATAAGCTCATCGTATGGAGAATCTGGATATAATGGGTCCAGTAATTGTGGAGGACCGCCTAACACTATCACATCATCCAGCATACCTTACTACGGGAAGTCATCTGCCTCCCAAGGTTACTACAACCAATCAAATCCGGAAGGTTTGATGGCGACGGACACTGGGGGGTCCGTAAATTATCCCGCCGCCGCAAGTCATTCTCAATCTATTGCAACAGGCGTTACAATGGTACAAGAGACGACACCCTACTATCTGCCCTCTCTTGCAGAGAAAAAGCAACACTCTGGAGTATCTCACGGTGGATCGTCTTCGGAGCAGACGACTTCAAAGAGTAAAAAAAgtcacaaacaaaatgctgATTATGTCGGTAATGTGAGTGTCGCTTCTACGATGAGTTCTGCTACCTCCTCGTCCAGCTATAGCTATGCGACGTTGgggaatgtttcaaattatCCGGTTATTGGATCGTCAGGATCGCTGGAGCATAGTACATCGAATCATCAAATGGATTCCTCATCTTACCCGAactaccaccatcatcaccgtcacaattatcaccagcagcagcaacagcagcatcgacAACCAAATCAACAGCCTAGCAATGTAACGACCGAATCCTTCAGTATTACCTCCTCGGGAACTACAAGTCGCAAGCCTTCATCTTCGTCCACTACCACTGCTTCATACAATTATTCTCAATATTCGGCGATAGAAAAAGTAAGTCAACAGTCTCACCACGATGCTCACCATCAACCCTCGTACCCAGCAACATTTAGCGGCCATTCCCATCATTTAAATCTTTCGTCCTGCATCAACCCGTCGCCGGTTGTTAGCTACGCGAATGTTCAACCCACATCGTCGACTTACGGGCAAACAACGGCAGGTACTTCTCATCAGGGACACTACTATCGGCAATcgtcccatcatcatcaacagcttCAGAGCCAGCAATTATCAACTGGCACGCCAGTGGTTTCTATTTCCAGCACTAGTAGCACCACTGCCCCGAGTAGTACCATAACGAATTTCAACCTGAGTACGATATGTCCGGAAATTAACGAAAAAACGGGACGCTCGAGAGATGGCCGAGCAGGAGCATTGGGAACGGTAGCAGCAGTGACAGGAGTATCATCATCCGTTCCTTCTATAATTGCTCATTGGTGA
- the LOC126568063 gene encoding sterol O-acyltransferase 1 — protein MSDAGSGSESSSSGTNDGSLGSNVQNSINNRAQREYREEIVKDMAIEKMKQKMHDIVNRMSKDVEKKMDLAVDDLFTEVKQFNLKNYELKQLFNEKVTDAAHLDGHRKSTKKDGKLPDKVFMPRNSLLTDLFEVKHIKTIYHIFVVMLIILFLNTVVHDFVDTGSINLGFRPIIAGFGKFHIALMLWCCMQTSTFMLYPCFRMWAGNRKNFKPDSTLQKLWDWSALTLFIAYQCGFIVGAIKAHLWYDLPPASGVAYLMEMTRFLMKAHAFIRSNAPRALTSDRKHPDSKPSSPDAYRGLPSFSTYVYFLFAPTLVYRDEYPRTKQIRWRVVARHALEVVGVVFYISFILERFLAPLFAKFGHAKISSGSFVLSLFGSIMPGSLSFLCAFYSLLHAWMNGAAELLRFADRMFYRDWWNESTFAGYIRSWNVVVHDWLYTYVYKDCVEHVFRNCRPLATVAVFTVSSVFHELILAFTFRFFYPVMFVQFEFLGLMLMFVTKRMGKDIGNVLLWLVLSIGNGLHLSLYNMEYYARRNCPDIGDSIVDYMVPVSWTCNGISHNPNWTITAPWSLQ, from the exons ATGAGTGATGCTGGTAGTGGAAGTGAAAGTTCTAGCTCCGGGACTAATGATGGTTCGTTGGGCTCGAACGTACAGAATTCCATCAACAATCGTG CTCAACGGGAATACCGTGAGGAGATAGTGAAAGATATGGCAATAGAGAAAATGAAGCAGAAAATGCAT GACATCGTCAACCGGATGAGTAAAGATGTGGAGAAAAAGATGGACCTGGCGGTGGATGATCTGTTCACCGAGGTGAAACAGTTTAATCTGAAAAATTACGAACTTAAACAATTGTTTAACGAAAAAGTAACGGACGCAGCGCATTTAGATGGCCATCGGAAGAGTACCAAAAAGGATGGTAAACTGCCGGATAAAGTGTTTATGCCTCGAAATTCGTTGCTGACGGACCTGTTCGAAGTGAAGCATATAAAAACGATCTATCACATATTCGTTGTGATGTTGATAATTCTGTTCCTAAATACGGTGGTGCACGATTTTGTGGATACGGGCAG CATCAATCTAGGGTTTCGACCGATCATTGCCGGGTTCGGCAAGTTCCACATTGCACTGATGCTGTGGTGTTGTATGCAAACGTCCACCTTTATGCTGTATCCGTGCTTCCGAATGTGGGCTGGAAATcgcaaaaattttaaacctg ATTCCACTCTTCAGAAGCTCTGGGACTGGTCTGCACTCACCCTATTTATCGCCTATCAATGTGGATTCATCGTTGGCGCTATCAAAGCCCACCTATGGTACGATCTTCCACCAGCAAGTGGTGTGGCCTATCTGATGGAAATGACACGATTTCTGATGAAGGCGCATGCCTTCATTCGAAGCAATGCACCCAGAGCATTGACTAGCGATAGGAAGCATCCCGACTCCAAACCATCCTCTCCGGACGCTTACCGTGGTTTACCGTCATTTTCAACGTACGTTTATTTCCTGTTTGCTCCGACGTTGGTGTATCGTGATGAATATCCCCGCACAAAGCAGATCCGTTGGCGCGTCGTAGCTCGTCATGCGCTGGAAGTGGTCGGAGTTGTCTTCTACATCAGCTTCATCCTGGAACGGTTTCTGGCACCGTTGTTCGCAAAGTTTGGACACGCCAAGATCAGTTCCGGCAGCTTTGTTCTGTCACTTTTCGGAAGCATTATGCCGGGATCGTTGTCCTTCCTGTGTGCGTTCTACAGTTTGTTGCACGCGTGGATGAATGGAGCTGCCGAACTGTTGCGGTTTGCCGATCGGATGTTTTATCGGGACTGGTGGAATGAGTCCACGTTTGCCGGGTATATCCGATCGTGGAACGTGGTAGTGCACGATTGGCTGTACACGTACGTGTATAAGGATTGTGTTGAGCATGTGTTCCGTAACTGTCGACCGCTTGCTACGGTGGCCGTGTTTACTGTGTCGTCTGTGTTCCATGAGCTTATATTAGCGTTCACCTTCCGGTTCTTCTATCCGGTAATGTTTGTGCAGTTTGAGTTTCTGGGTTTAATGCTAATGTTTGTCACCAAACGGATGGGAAAGGATATTGGAAATGTGCTTCTGTGGTTGGTACTTTCGATTGGGAACGGATTGCACCTAAGTCTGTACAATATGGAGTACTACGCTCGCCGGAACTGTCCCGATATTGGTGATTCGATCGTTGACTACATGGTGCCTGTATCCTGGACCTGCAACGGTATATCGCATAATCCCAACTGGACCATTACGGCACCGTGGAGTCTACAATGA
- the LOC126568107 gene encoding sterol O-acyltransferase 1-like, whose protein sequence is MSDTGSESESSTSRAVDGPIETVIQNGINGHAQREYRVEIVKDMAIENMKQKMHHIVNRMSKDVEKEMDLAVEDLFTEMKQIHRKNYELPQLFNDKVTNGTSQPKRVRADGKLPDKSFSPRNSLLTDLLEAKHIKTLHHIFIAMLIILFLNTMVHDFVDTGSINLGLRPITAGFGRFHLAMVLWCCMQTSTFLVYPCFQLWATTHKRLTANSIARKSWDWAGVFTFFIYQWVFMIASLAGLLWADLQPASAVAYLMEMTRFLMKSHAFIRSNAPKVLTNDVNSASFPPGIHRALPSFSTYVYFLFVPTLVYRDEYPRTRQIRWFVVARHCLEVIAVVFYISFILERYLTPMFENFGKAAISPGTFVLTIFSSMLPGTLFLLVFFYSSLHASMNIAAELTCFADRMFYRDWWNESTFAGYIRSWNLVVHDWLYTYVYKDFMEYFFCYCRPVAMVAVITVSAVFHEIILSFTFRFFYPVMFVQFEFLGLMLMLVTKRMGRDVGNLVLWFSLAVGNGILASLYYMEYFARRNCPDVGNSILDYVVPVSWSCNGITRVSNWTITAPWNLP, encoded by the exons atgagTGATACCGGtagtgaaagtgaaagttCTACCTCGCGGGCTGTGGATGGTCCAATCGAAACGGTCATACAAAATGGGATCAACGGTCACG CTCAACGCGAATATCGTGTGGAGATAGTGAAAGATATGGCCATTGAGAATATGAAGCAGAAAATGCAT CACATCGTCAACCGGATGAGCAAAGATGTGGAAAAGGAGATGGACCTGGCGGTGGAAGATCTATTTACCGAGATGAAACAGATTCATCGAAAGAACTACGAGTTACCTCAACTATTCAACGACAAAGTAACTAATGGAACCAGCCAGCCGAAAAGAGTACGTGCAGACGGAAAGCTACCGGATAAGTCATTCAGCCCGCGAAATTCTTTGCTAACCGATCTGTTGGAGGCGaaacacatcaaaaccctCCATCACATATTCATCGCGATGTTGATAATTCTGTTCTTAAATACGATGGTGCACGATTTCGTCGACACGGGCAG CATCAATTTGGGTCTTCGACCGATCACTGCCGGGTTCGGAAGGTTCCATCTCGCAATGGTGCTGTGGTGTTGTATGCAAACTTCGACCTTCTTGGTGTATCCGTGCTTCCAGCTATGGGCTACAACTCATAAAAGATTAACGGCAA ATTCGATTGCCCGAAAGAGCTGGGACTGGGCTGGAGTATTTACGTTTTTCATCTACCAATGGGTGTTCATGATTGCCTCTCTAGCGGGTCTGCTATGGGCCGATCTTCAACCAGCAAGTGCTGTGGCATATCTGATGGAAATGACACGCTTCCTCATGAAATCGCACGCCTTCATTCGAAGCAACGCTCCCAAAGTGTTAACAAACGATGTGAACAGTGCCTCGTTCCCCCCAGGCATCCATCGTGCTCTGCCATCCTTTTCAACGTACGTCTACTTCCTGTTTGTACCTACCTTAGTCTATCGGGATGAATATCCTCGCACGAGACAGATTCGATGGTTCGTCGTTGCCCGGCACTGTCTCGAGGTGATCGCCGTCGTGTTCTACATCAGCTTCATCCTGGAACGGTACCTTACGCCAATgtttgagaattttggaaaagcCGCCATTAGTCCCGGCACCTTTGTGCTGACAATTTTCAGCAGCATGCTACCCGGCACACTGTTTTTACTTGTCTTCTTCTACAGTTCACTACACGCCAGCATGAATATAGCGGCCGAGCTGACGTGCTTTGCCGACCGGATGTTTTACCGCGACTGGTGGAATGAATCCACGTTTGCCGGGTACATCCGATCGTGGAACTTGGTGGTGCACGATTGGCTCTACACGTACgtatacaaagattttatggaATATTTCTTCTGTTACTGTCGCCCGGTGGCAATGGTGGCCGTTATTACTGTGTCGGCTGTGTTTCACGAAATCATACTTTCGTTTACGTTCCGGTTCTTCTATCCGGTAATGTTTGTGCAGTTTGAATTTCTGGGTTTAATGCTAATGCTGGTCACCAAGCGGATGGGTAGGGATGTGGGAAATTTGGTGCTTTGGTTTTCGCTTGCGGTTGGAAATGGAATACTAGCAAGTCTGTACTACATGGAGTACTTTGCCCGACGCAACTGTCCCGATGTTGGTAATTCGATCCTGGACTACGTGGTGCCTGTATCGTGGTCTTGCAATGGTATAACGCGCGTTTCTAACTGGACCATTACGGCACCTTGGAACCTGCCGTGA